A part of Sulfurifustis variabilis genomic DNA contains:
- the ppdK gene encoding pyruvate, phosphate dikinase — MARPGTRNEGTSKATRPRAAGATTRRGARPRLAKAGKHVYFFGGGKADGDRTMRDLLGGKGAGLAEMTRAGLPVPPGFTISTDVCALFYAQGGRVPDAVEREMAAGLERLEKLAGARLGASDGPLLLSVRSGAKFSMPGMMDTILNLGLNDETVEGLKARTGNGRFAYDSYRRFLQMFGSVVLQVPKDAFDQKFESVKRLRGARLDTDLDEQALRDVVVEYQHVVRQHTDREFPQDPREQLRMARDAVFSSWNNPRAIEYRRIYEIPDDIGTAVNVQTMVFGNTGERSATGVGFTRNPATGAKEFYGEFLVNAQGEDVVAGIRTPQPIRELERLMPEAYAQLREYTSTLERHYQDVQDFEFTIEDGRLYMLQTRSGKRTGYAAVVIATDLVDEGVVEPRQALLLVEPASLSQLLAPVFDPAAWKAVAVATRGLPASPGAACGQAVFSADEAVRWSEHGKRVVLVRKETAPDDIHGMYVAEGILTATGGMTSHAAVVGRQMGKPAVVGAGGLSIDEAGRTLRIGDQTIGEGDWLSFDGLSGEVKIARIATRPSEILQVLAGEMRPESSDIHRRFTRLLEWADRERRLEIRANADLPDQAALAYAFGARGIGLCRTEHMFFGEDRLPIVQRMILSQREADRRQALAELLPLQREDFYGVFKAMHGCPVTIRTIDPPLHEFLPKREEVMVDIARLEAAGKTGRELEEKLALLRRVEQLHEFNPMLGHRGVRVGITFPEITEMQARAIFEAACRLAREGQAVVPEIMIPLVSDVRELRDQKAIVDRVAAEVTKAHGVEIPYLVGTMIEVPRGALTADSIAREARFFSFGTNDMTQLAFGFSRDDIGKFLPAYRQKKILERDPFASLDVEGVGELVRIAVEKGRRARPDLALGVCGEHGGDPSSIHFFEEVGLDYVSASPYRVPVARLAAAQAALKTRVGD, encoded by the coding sequence ATGGCCAGGCCCGGCACACGAAACGAAGGAACGTCCAAGGCAACCCGGCCGCGCGCGGCGGGCGCAACGACGCGCCGCGGCGCGCGACCCCGCCTGGCGAAGGCCGGGAAGCACGTCTACTTCTTCGGCGGCGGCAAGGCGGACGGCGACCGGACGATGCGCGACCTGCTCGGCGGCAAGGGAGCCGGTCTCGCCGAGATGACCCGCGCCGGGCTTCCCGTTCCGCCCGGATTCACGATCTCGACCGATGTCTGCGCGCTCTTCTACGCGCAGGGCGGAAGAGTGCCCGACGCGGTCGAGCGCGAGATGGCGGCCGGCCTCGAACGGCTCGAGAAGCTCGCCGGGGCGCGGCTCGGCGCGTCCGACGGTCCGCTGCTGCTCTCGGTCCGCTCCGGGGCGAAGTTCTCGATGCCCGGAATGATGGACACCATTCTCAACCTCGGCCTGAACGACGAGACGGTCGAGGGTCTGAAGGCGCGCACCGGAAACGGCCGCTTCGCCTACGACAGCTACCGCCGCTTTCTCCAGATGTTCGGCAGCGTCGTCCTCCAGGTTCCGAAGGACGCGTTCGACCAGAAGTTCGAGAGCGTCAAGCGGCTGCGCGGCGCGCGGCTAGACACCGACCTCGACGAGCAGGCGCTGCGCGACGTGGTCGTGGAGTATCAGCACGTGGTGCGACAGCACACCGACCGCGAGTTCCCGCAGGACCCCCGCGAGCAGCTTCGCATGGCGCGCGACGCGGTGTTCAGCTCCTGGAACAACCCCCGCGCCATCGAGTACCGGCGCATCTACGAGATTCCGGACGACATCGGCACCGCGGTAAACGTCCAGACCATGGTGTTCGGCAACACCGGCGAGCGCTCGGCGACCGGGGTCGGCTTCACGCGCAACCCCGCGACCGGGGCGAAGGAGTTCTACGGCGAGTTCCTCGTCAACGCCCAGGGCGAGGACGTGGTCGCCGGGATACGCACGCCCCAGCCCATCCGCGAGCTCGAGCGCCTCATGCCCGAAGCCTACGCGCAGCTGCGCGAGTACACCTCGACGCTCGAGCGCCACTACCAGGACGTGCAGGACTTCGAGTTCACGATCGAGGACGGGCGGCTGTACATGCTGCAGACGCGCAGCGGCAAGCGCACCGGCTACGCCGCCGTGGTGATCGCGACCGACCTCGTCGACGAGGGGGTCGTCGAGCCGAGGCAGGCCCTGCTCCTCGTCGAGCCGGCCTCGCTCTCGCAGCTCCTCGCGCCGGTCTTCGATCCCGCCGCCTGGAAAGCGGTGGCGGTCGCGACCCGCGGCCTGCCCGCCTCGCCCGGCGCGGCCTGCGGGCAGGCCGTGTTCTCCGCCGACGAGGCCGTGCGCTGGAGCGAGCACGGCAAACGGGTCGTCCTCGTGCGCAAGGAAACCGCGCCCGACGACATCCACGGGATGTACGTGGCCGAAGGCATCCTCACGGCGACCGGCGGGATGACCTCCCACGCCGCGGTCGTCGGCCGCCAGATGGGGAAGCCCGCGGTGGTCGGCGCCGGCGGACTCTCGATCGACGAGGCCGGGCGCACGCTCCGGATCGGCGATCAGACCATCGGCGAGGGCGACTGGCTCTCGTTCGACGGGTTGAGCGGCGAGGTGAAGATCGCGCGCATCGCCACGCGCCCGAGCGAGATCCTGCAGGTGCTGGCCGGGGAGATGCGGCCCGAGTCCTCCGACATACACCGGCGCTTCACGCGGCTCCTCGAGTGGGCGGACCGCGAGCGGCGGCTCGAGATCCGCGCGAACGCCGACCTGCCCGACCAGGCGGCGCTCGCCTATGCCTTCGGCGCGCGGGGCATCGGGTTGTGCCGTACCGAGCACATGTTCTTCGGCGAGGACCGACTGCCCATCGTGCAGCGCATGATCCTGTCGCAGCGCGAGGCCGATCGCCGCCAGGCGCTCGCGGAGCTGCTGCCGCTGCAGCGCGAGGACTTCTACGGCGTGTTCAAGGCGATGCACGGCTGCCCGGTCACCATCCGCACGATCGACCCGCCGCTGCACGAGTTCCTGCCGAAGCGCGAGGAGGTGATGGTCGACATCGCGCGGCTCGAGGCCGCGGGCAAGACCGGGCGCGAGCTCGAGGAAAAGCTCGCCTTGCTGCGGCGCGTGGAGCAGCTGCACGAGTTCAACCCCATGCTCGGGCATCGCGGCGTGCGCGTCGGCATCACGTTCCCCGAGATCACGGAGATGCAGGCGCGCGCGATCTTCGAGGCCGCATGCCGCCTGGCGCGCGAGGGCCAGGCGGTCGTGCCGGAGATCATGATTCCGCTGGTGAGCGACGTGCGCGAGCTGCGGGACCAGAAGGCGATCGTCGACCGCGTCGCGGCCGAGGTGACGAAGGCCCACGGGGTCGAGATCCCCTACCTCGTCGGCACCATGATCGAGGTGCCGCGCGGCGCGCTGACGGCGGACAGCATCGCGCGCGAGGCGCGGTTCTTCTCGTTCGGAACGAACGACATGACCCAGCTCGCGTTCGGCTTCTCGCGCGACGATATCGGCAAGTTCCTGCCGGCCTACCGGCAGAAGAAGATCCTCGAGCGCGACCCCTTCGCCTCGCTCGACGTGGAGGGCGTGGGAGAGCTCGTGCGGATCGCCGTGGAGAAGGGACGGCGCGCGCGGCCCGATCTCGCGCTCGGGGTCTGCGGGGAGCACGGCGGCGACCCCTCCTCGATCCATTTCTTCGAGGAGGTCGGCCTCGACTACGTGAGCGCCTCGCCGTACCGCGTGCCCGTCGCGCGTCTCGCCGCCGCCCAGGCGGCGCTGAAGACCCGGGTCGGGGACTGA
- a CDS encoding alpha/beta hydrolase — protein METRVRRPHGRLLAILTAWLLGALAAPPGPAFAAEAYGEVPGCIEGSLPAGDPRYPAPQLVVTCVPPPGSPAAWNGTLVVLVHGYVVPQRPLELPVFDLDGLNAARVLLNLGFAFATSSFHKNGYAVEQGGNDIDALVRHFHANVAAARRVLLVGASEGALIATMLVERDPERYAGGLALCGPLGGADFEIRYLGDFRAVFDYFFPQVFDFGVAGVPADAHQNYGGYGALVRDALNGDPARREALFRVTGVARDPDRLAESAVEAALDVLRYNIFGFNDLAETAGGNPYGNVDRAYAGSDNDAALNAGVERLAASSTARAYLDRYYLPTGILARPLVAMHTRLDPHVPFAHHLRYVEAVRASGRAGRLTALAVDRYGHCAFRPGEILGALALLAERTGLLASEALRAYLPEIAPLRRESE, from the coding sequence ATGGAAACGCGGGTGCGCCGGCCGCACGGCCGGCTCTTGGCCATCCTGACGGCGTGGCTGCTCGGCGCGCTCGCGGCTCCGCCGGGACCGGCGTTCGCCGCCGAGGCGTACGGCGAGGTGCCGGGCTGCATCGAGGGAAGCCTGCCGGCCGGGGATCCGCGGTACCCGGCGCCGCAGCTCGTCGTGACCTGCGTGCCGCCGCCGGGCTCGCCCGCGGCGTGGAACGGCACGCTCGTCGTGCTCGTGCACGGGTACGTCGTGCCGCAGCGGCCGCTCGAGCTGCCGGTGTTCGATCTCGACGGGCTCAACGCGGCGCGGGTCCTCCTCAACCTCGGCTTCGCCTTCGCCACCAGCAGTTTTCACAAGAACGGCTACGCGGTGGAGCAGGGGGGCAACGACATCGACGCCCTCGTCCGGCACTTCCACGCCAACGTGGCCGCCGCGCGCCGGGTGCTCCTGGTCGGCGCCTCCGAGGGCGCGCTCATCGCCACCATGCTCGTCGAGCGCGACCCGGAGCGCTACGCCGGCGGCCTGGCGCTGTGCGGACCGCTGGGCGGCGCCGACTTCGAGATCCGGTACCTCGGCGATTTCCGCGCGGTGTTCGACTATTTCTTCCCGCAGGTCTTCGACTTCGGCGTCGCCGGCGTTCCCGCCGACGCGCACCAGAACTACGGCGGATACGGGGCCCTCGTGCGCGACGCGCTGAACGGCGACCCCGCGCGGCGCGAGGCGCTCTTCCGGGTGACGGGTGTCGCGCGCGACCCCGATCGCCTTGCGGAGAGCGCGGTCGAGGCGGCGCTCGACGTGCTGCGTTACAACATTTTCGGTTTCAACGACCTGGCGGAAACGGCGGGAGGCAATCCGTACGGCAACGTCGACCGGGCGTACGCGGGCTCGGACAACGACGCGGCGCTCAACGCCGGCGTGGAGCGCCTCGCCGCGTCTTCGACGGCGCGCGCCTATCTCGATCGGTACTACCTGCCGACCGGGATCCTGGCGCGTCCGCTCGTCGCCATGCACACGCGCCTCGACCCGCACGTGCCGTTCGCGCACCACCTCCGGTACGTCGAGGCGGTCCGGGCGAGCGGGCGCGCCGGTCGCCTGACGGCGCTCGCCGTCGACCGGTACGGGCATTGCGCCTTCCGCCCCGGGGAGATCCTCGGCGCGCTCGCGCTGCTCGCGGAGCGCACCGGTCTCCTCGCGAGCGAGGCGCTTCGCGCCTATCTCCCGGAGATCGCGCCGCTGCGTCGCGAAAGCGAATGA
- a CDS encoding DUF2959 family protein, whose protein sequence is MTLRSASYAGALWCAFLVFAGCATGPAERRERVVSSLAETQKEITDTRAQLERTMASLITLMNAPPDELRRSYEQYAGDVEAMRDHVGAMEAHGEAMRERSRRYLAGWRQAEIEDPELRNISTERREEVAARLQRVDVSLQEARAALGPLQRELEDIRSAVGNDLTSAGVSAVAGSEVARSAMDHGAAVARLMDRAIADFDQLVARLGPANR, encoded by the coding sequence ATGACATTGCGATCAGCTTCGTACGCCGGCGCCCTCTGGTGCGCGTTCCTCGTTTTCGCCGGGTGCGCCACGGGGCCGGCGGAACGCCGGGAGCGCGTCGTGTCGAGCCTGGCGGAGACGCAGAAGGAGATCACGGACACGCGCGCGCAACTCGAACGCACGATGGCGTCGCTGATCACGCTGATGAACGCGCCGCCGGACGAGCTGCGCCGGAGCTACGAGCAGTACGCGGGCGACGTCGAGGCCATGCGGGACCACGTGGGCGCGATGGAGGCCCACGGCGAGGCGATGCGCGAGCGCAGTCGGCGTTATCTCGCCGGTTGGCGCCAGGCGGAGATCGAGGATCCGGAGCTGCGGAACATCAGCACGGAGCGACGCGAGGAAGTCGCGGCGCGACTGCAGCGCGTCGACGTGTCGTTGCAGGAGGCGCGCGCGGCGCTCGGACCGCTCCAGCGCGAGCTCGAGGACATCCGCAGCGCGGTGGGGAACGATCTGACGTCCGCGGGCGTCTCGGCGGTGGCCGGGAGCGAGGTGGCGCGCAGCGCCATGGACCACGGGGCCGCCGTCGCGCGTCTCATGGATCGGGCGATCGCCGATTTCGATCAGCTCGTCGCGCGCCTCGGCCCGGCGAACCGCTAG
- a CDS encoding YihY/virulence factor BrkB family protein — MDIKVKGRDRGREATHPGEIPKRGWKDILLRTKEQIGEDNLSIVAAGVAFYAFLALFPGIAALVSILGLVTNPAEVEGYVESAQGVLPPDALALVRDQVHAIASAPSQALGLGLAISVGAALWTATAGVKALMEALNIVYEEREARGFLRYYATAILLTIGAVVFGVLALALVAAVPVALEWLALPPVLEVVLGLARWLILGGAFVLALAVLYRFAPSRERPQWRWVSWGAAAATLLWLAGSGLFSLYVANFGDYNKTYGALAAIVILLTWFYLTAFAVLLGAELNAEMEHQTRVDSTVGEPKPMGDRGARMADSLGGAR, encoded by the coding sequence ATGGACATCAAGGTGAAAGGACGCGACCGCGGTCGCGAGGCGACTCACCCCGGCGAGATTCCGAAGCGCGGCTGGAAGGACATCCTGTTACGGACCAAGGAGCAGATCGGCGAGGACAACCTCTCGATCGTCGCCGCCGGCGTGGCGTTCTACGCCTTTCTGGCGCTGTTTCCGGGCATCGCCGCGCTGGTATCGATCCTCGGCCTGGTGACGAACCCCGCCGAGGTGGAAGGCTACGTCGAGTCCGCGCAGGGGGTCCTGCCGCCGGATGCGCTCGCGCTCGTGCGCGACCAGGTCCACGCGATCGCTTCGGCCCCGTCACAGGCGCTGGGCCTCGGCCTGGCGATCAGCGTCGGCGCCGCGCTCTGGACCGCGACGGCCGGCGTGAAGGCGTTGATGGAGGCCCTGAACATCGTCTACGAGGAGCGCGAGGCGCGCGGCTTCCTCCGCTACTACGCGACCGCGATCCTGCTCACGATCGGCGCCGTGGTGTTCGGCGTTCTCGCGCTGGCGCTGGTGGCGGCCGTGCCCGTGGCGCTCGAGTGGCTCGCGCTGCCGCCGGTGCTCGAGGTCGTCCTCGGCCTCGCCCGCTGGTTGATCCTCGGCGGCGCCTTCGTGCTCGCGCTGGCGGTGCTCTACCGCTTCGCGCCGAGCCGCGAACGGCCGCAGTGGCGCTGGGTGAGCTGGGGCGCGGCGGCCGCGACGCTGCTCTGGCTCGCGGGCTCGGGGCTCTTCTCGCTCTACGTCGCCAACTTCGGCGACTACAACAAGACCTACGGCGCGCTGGCCGCGATCGTCATCCTGCTGACGTGGTTCTATCTCACGGCCTTCGCCGTGCTGCTCGGCGCCGAGCTCAACGCCGAGATGGAGCACCAGACGCGCGTGGACAGCACCGTCGGCGAGCCCAAGCCGATGGGCGACCGCGGCGCGCGCATGGCGGACTCGCTCGGCGGCGCGCGATAA
- a CDS encoding OBAP family protein, protein MIAGLRLHGSLTLVFLLCACAGRAAPEAAIEPPGDPKTPKTRMLETGARVLQSNAPPSTLDVHLVGFHAAKEDPSHQMEAHHYCRQVNEDFAQCALYDGDAAAANLVGIEYIISEKLFEALPAQEKSYWHPHNYEILSGTLIGPGLPDAAEKAFMKRKMNSYGKTWHVWNSAPFGREGDRMPLGEAVLEWSFNRDGEALPAMIEARDRRMGLDTAGKRESRRDLVPLAHPQAGVDALKGRFDRPTQEIPGVMDEGAAR, encoded by the coding sequence ATGATCGCCGGGTTGCGACTGCACGGTTCCCTCACGCTCGTTTTTCTGCTCTGCGCGTGCGCCGGGCGCGCCGCACCCGAGGCCGCGATCGAGCCGCCCGGAGATCCGAAGACGCCGAAGACGAGGATGCTCGAGACCGGAGCGCGCGTGTTGCAGTCCAATGCGCCGCCGAGCACACTCGACGTGCATCTCGTCGGCTTTCACGCGGCCAAGGAGGACCCGTCCCATCAGATGGAGGCGCACCACTACTGCCGGCAGGTGAACGAGGACTTCGCCCAGTGCGCGCTCTACGACGGCGACGCGGCCGCCGCCAACCTCGTCGGCATCGAGTACATCATCTCGGAGAAACTGTTCGAAGCCCTCCCGGCGCAGGAGAAATCGTACTGGCACCCTCATAACTACGAGATCCTTTCGGGGACGCTCATCGGCCCCGGTCTCCCGGACGCGGCCGAGAAGGCGTTCATGAAGCGCAAGATGAACAGCTACGGCAAGACGTGGCATGTCTGGAACTCCGCCCCGTTCGGTCGCGAAGGCGACCGGATGCCGCTCGGCGAAGCGGTCCTCGAGTGGTCTTTCAACCGCGACGGCGAGGCGCTGCCGGCGATGATCGAGGCGCGCGACCGCCGCATGGGCCTCGATACCGCCGGGAAACGCGAGAGCCGGCGGGATCTCGTCCCGCTTGCGCACCCGCAGGCCGGCGTCGACGCGCTCAAGGGCAGGTTCGACCGGCCGACACAGGAGATTCCGGGCGTGATGGACGAGGGCGCGGCGCGCTAA
- a CDS encoding sulfurtransferase TusA family protein, which produces MALYFDVELDLRGLSSVECVQRVMAALGELHDGQVLRVVADDPESLAGFRALDEQTAHELLRRLRTEEGDFLFYIEKR; this is translated from the coding sequence ATGGCGCTGTATTTCGACGTCGAGCTCGACCTGCGCGGACTGAGTTCGGTCGAGTGCGTGCAGCGGGTGATGGCCGCCCTCGGCGAGCTGCACGACGGACAGGTCCTGCGGGTCGTCGCGGACGATCCCGAATCGCTCGCCGGCTTCCGGGCCCTCGACGAGCAGACGGCGCACGAGCTCTTGCGCCGGCTGCGCACAGAAGAAGGCGATTTCCTCTTCTATATCGAGAAACGGTAG
- a CDS encoding TraR/DksA C4-type zinc finger protein, which translates to MADQIDIAHERIEQQLAESLSQRVRYKGKSARRCADCGEPIPDVRRRSVPGVQTCVICQEVRERAARERR; encoded by the coding sequence ATGGCAGACCAGATCGACATCGCGCACGAGCGCATCGAGCAGCAGCTCGCCGAAAGCCTGTCGCAGCGCGTGCGCTACAAAGGCAAATCCGCGCGTCGCTGCGCCGACTGCGGCGAACCCATACCCGACGTCCGCCGCCGGAGCGTGCCCGGCGTGCAAACCTGCGTCATCTGCCAGGAGGTGCGGGAGCGCGCCGCGCGCGAACGCCGCTGA
- a CDS encoding MBL fold metallo-hydrolase, with protein MISASFVLALLTFFTETGGAADTPYGEVTIPFEVRRLPQTHVYYTVGHAGVPGPENQGHTSNAGFVVTKKGVVVYDALGTPALSYLLLEHIRRVTPQPVVVVVAGHYHADHVYGLQTFKEHAKATVWAHEAAAEYIGSAAAEERLEQRRGVLFPWIDEKTYVVRPDRTFRDRTRFDMGDTTIELVYAGPAHAPDDVIMIVKEPGVVFSGDLIFGGRLPFLGGEKVNTKNWLAGLKYLESLSPRPRYIVPGHGDVSANAGEAIAFTRGYIEHLRSHMGRAAEELTPFDEAYEQTDWSRYREVATFEQANRGNAYQVYLEMQAAGF; from the coding sequence GTGATTTCGGCATCGTTCGTCCTGGCGCTGCTGACCTTTTTCACCGAGACCGGCGGCGCGGCCGACACGCCCTACGGCGAGGTCACGATTCCCTTCGAGGTCCGGCGCCTGCCGCAGACGCACGTGTATTACACGGTCGGCCATGCCGGCGTGCCCGGCCCGGAGAACCAGGGCCACACCTCGAACGCCGGCTTCGTGGTCACGAAAAAGGGCGTGGTCGTCTACGACGCGCTGGGCACCCCGGCGCTGAGCTACCTCCTGCTCGAGCACATCCGGCGCGTGACGCCACAGCCGGTCGTCGTCGTGGTCGCGGGCCACTATCACGCCGACCACGTGTACGGCCTGCAGACCTTCAAGGAGCATGCGAAGGCGACGGTGTGGGCGCACGAGGCGGCGGCGGAATACATCGGCAGCGCGGCCGCGGAGGAGCGCCTGGAGCAGCGCCGCGGCGTGCTCTTCCCCTGGATCGACGAGAAAACCTACGTGGTCAGGCCGGACCGGACGTTCCGCGACCGGACGCGCTTCGACATGGGCGACACGACGATCGAGCTCGTCTACGCGGGGCCCGCGCACGCCCCCGACGACGTGATCATGATCGTGAAGGAGCCCGGCGTGGTCTTCTCGGGCGATCTGATCTTCGGCGGACGCCTGCCGTTCCTCGGAGGCGAGAAGGTCAACACGAAAAACTGGCTCGCCGGGCTCAAGTACCTGGAATCGCTTTCACCCCGGCCCCGATACATCGTGCCCGGGCACGGCGACGTCTCCGCGAACGCGGGCGAGGCGATCGCGTTCACCCGCGGCTACATCGAGCACCTGCGCAGCCACATGGGACGGGCGGCCGAGGAGCTCACGCCCTTCGACGAGGCGTACGAGCAGACCGACTGGAGCCGGTATCGTGAGGTGGCGACGTTCGAGCAGGCCAATCGCGGCAATGCCTACCAGGTGTATCTCGAGATGCAGGCGGCGGGTTTCTGA
- a CDS encoding DsrE family protein: MNVYRALTMAVPLAALLAAPAPAVERAAPWGTATPAETSYEPDKVVYDVAVDSPERLERLLDRASFLANLYAGDPFEAAIVLVLHGPEVQYFAVKNIDRYKALMERAQSLTVGGMISIRMCQVAAKARGLDPKDIHGFVQLVPMGDAEIIRLQQQGHAYMQ; this comes from the coding sequence ATGAACGTGTACAGAGCGCTGACGATGGCGGTCCCGCTTGCCGCCCTGCTGGCGGCGCCCGCCCCGGCAGTCGAGCGGGCCGCGCCGTGGGGCACGGCGACACCGGCCGAGACGAGTTACGAGCCGGACAAGGTCGTGTACGACGTGGCGGTCGACAGCCCCGAACGCCTGGAGCGGCTGCTCGACCGGGCGAGCTTTCTCGCCAACCTGTACGCCGGCGATCCGTTCGAGGCGGCCATCGTCCTCGTGCTGCACGGCCCCGAAGTGCAGTACTTCGCGGTAAAGAACATCGACCGGTACAAGGCGCTCATGGAGCGCGCGCAGAGCCTCACCGTCGGCGGCATGATCTCGATCCGCATGTGCCAGGTCGCCGCCAAGGCCCGCGGTCTCGATCCCAAGGACATCCATGGCTTCGTCCAGCTCGTTCCGATGGGCGATGCCGAAATCATCCGCCTGCAGCAGCAAGGCCATGCCTACATGCAATAG
- a CDS encoding EF-hand domain-containing protein produces the protein MRRIVPTFVALAFSAASALAVAAEQETLTGDSGPPAAMPSFEQADKDKSGSVEASETTGIAGLDLTAADKDNDGKLSRSEYESAKQSHERGTGGSTAPEPGGTSR, from the coding sequence ATGCGAAGGATCGTGCCGACGTTCGTCGCCCTCGCGTTTTCCGCGGCATCCGCGCTCGCCGTGGCCGCCGAGCAGGAAACCCTGACCGGCGACTCCGGCCCGCCGGCGGCCATGCCGAGCTTCGAGCAGGCCGACAAGGACAAAAGCGGTTCGGTCGAGGCGTCCGAGACGACCGGTATCGCGGGCCTGGACCTGACGGCGGCGGACAAGGACAACGACGGCAAGCTCTCGCGCTCCGAGTACGAGTCGGCGAAGCAGTCGCACGAGCGGGGGACCGGCGGCTCGACGGCCCCGGAGCCGGGCGGCACGTCCCGCTGA
- a CDS encoding selenium-binding protein SBP56-related protein, translated as MRTLHKAAALLLGIAITAPATAETCLSPYIKGLRQPEKVMYLWTLPAGEGRDYLAVIDVDKASATYGQVVKRVEVESTGNEAHHMGYTDDRTKIWAASLNTSRLFIFDVATDPMNPRLVRTIDDVPRLTGLTGPHTPYAIPGRMLISMASGPDGTGPGGLAEFTNDGEFIASHAAPNHPYETVIKPEFNRMITSSWVPQKTFMSSLDKWDPKTFSNSMLVWDVKRRKIVQELKGDPIPLAARWLLKPGAVHGYAISNAGDSLWMFRREKDGRFTYRKAGDLGKGCAPGDLRQSPDDRFLYVSCIGTGEIQAWDVRSPEKPRLHDTVQGLVQTNMMHVTYDGRRLYVTNSAISSIDYSSRYALDLIHIGPDGRMKLDPYFRIDFSKAPVGPARPHDMLLN; from the coding sequence ATGCGCACACTGCACAAGGCCGCGGCGCTGCTTCTGGGTATCGCGATCACGGCTCCCGCGACCGCCGAGACCTGCCTCTCTCCGTATATCAAGGGGCTGCGCCAGCCCGAGAAGGTGATGTATCTCTGGACGCTCCCGGCCGGCGAGGGACGCGACTACCTCGCCGTGATCGACGTCGACAAGGCCTCGGCCACCTACGGCCAGGTCGTCAAGCGCGTCGAGGTCGAATCGACCGGCAACGAAGCGCACCACATGGGCTACACCGACGACCGCACGAAGATCTGGGCGGCGAGCCTCAACACGAGCCGCCTGTTCATCTTCGACGTGGCCACCGATCCGATGAACCCCAGGCTCGTCCGCACCATCGACGACGTGCCGCGGCTCACGGGACTCACCGGGCCGCATACCCCGTACGCGATTCCCGGCCGCATGCTGATCTCCATGGCTTCGGGTCCCGACGGCACCGGCCCGGGCGGGCTGGCGGAGTTCACGAACGACGGCGAGTTCATCGCCTCGCACGCGGCGCCGAACCATCCCTATGAAACGGTCATCAAGCCCGAGTTCAACCGCATGATCACCTCGAGCTGGGTGCCGCAGAAGACGTTCATGAGCTCGCTCGACAAGTGGGATCCGAAAACCTTCTCGAACTCGATGCTCGTCTGGGACGTGAAGCGGCGCAAGATCGTGCAGGAGCTCAAGGGCGACCCGATCCCGCTCGCGGCGCGCTGGCTGCTCAAGCCCGGCGCGGTGCACGGCTACGCCATCAGCAACGCGGGCGACTCGCTCTGGATGTTCCGGCGCGAGAAGGACGGCCGCTTCACCTATCGCAAGGCGGGTGACCTGGGCAAGGGCTGCGCGCCGGGCGATCTGCGCCAGTCTCCGGACGATCGCTTCCTCTACGTGAGCTGCATCGGCACGGGCGAGATCCAGGCATGGGACGTGCGCAGCCCCGAGAAGCCGCGCCTGCACGACACCGTGCAGGGTCTCGTCCAGACCAACATGATGCACGTGACCTACGACGGACGCCGCCTCTACGTCACCAACTCGGCGATCAGCTCGATCGACTACTCGAGCCGGTACGCGCTCGATCTGATCCACATCGGCCCCGACGGGCGGATGAAGCTCGATCCCTATTTCCGGATCGACTTCTCGAAGGCGCCGGTCGGTCCGGCGCGGCCGCACGACATGCTGCTCAATTAG
- a CDS encoding SCO family protein translates to MPEGLAKRRALRVAAALAGLLLANATAHETGSPRAGAAPSNRPFLGVIGPAPDFALLDAGGRRVRLADDRDRVVLIAFVYTSCTTACPTLSLRMSWVLRALLARGIDGRRVRFYSITVDPERDSPEVLSRYARSFARDTDAWRFLRESPERLRPVLAAYGEWTRALPDGELDHPARLYLVDGRARIREIYSLAFFNEEQALADIEALLSERP, encoded by the coding sequence ATGCCCGAAGGCCTGGCAAAGCGACGGGCGCTGCGGGTCGCCGCGGCGCTCGCCGGACTGCTCCTCGCGAACGCGACGGCACACGAGACCGGGTCGCCGCGGGCGGGCGCGGCGCCCAGCAACCGGCCCTTTCTCGGCGTGATCGGCCCCGCGCCCGACTTCGCGCTCCTCGACGCGGGCGGGCGGCGGGTCCGCCTTGCGGACGATCGCGATCGCGTCGTCCTCATCGCCTTCGTCTACACAAGCTGCACGACGGCGTGCCCGACGCTCAGTCTCAGGATGTCCTGGGTGCTGCGCGCGCTGCTCGCGCGCGGCATCGACGGCCGCCGCGTGCGTTTCTACTCGATCACCGTGGACCCGGAGCGCGACTCGCCGGAGGTGCTTTCGCGTTATGCCCGTTCGTTCGCGCGCGACACTGACGCCTGGCGCTTCCTGCGGGAGTCGCCCGAACGGCTGCGCCCCGTTCTGGCGGCGTACGGCGAGTGGACGCGCGCGCTTCCGGACGGCGAGCTCGACCACCCGGCGCGTCTGTACCTCGTCGACGGCCGTGCCCGGATTCGCGAGATTTACAGCCTCGCCTTTTTCAACGAAGAGCAGGCCCTTGCCGACATCGAGGCGCTCCTGTCGGAGCGGCCGTAG